In Astyanax mexicanus isolate ESR-SI-001 chromosome 7, AstMex3_surface, whole genome shotgun sequence, the genomic stretch CGCTTGGGCATCTGCAGCCCAGCGAGAGAATACCCAGCCTGGGAGAAACTCGTCAGCATTTGAGAGTTCATAGTGACCTTCGAAACAGTCTGAGAAACATTTACTCTGTTCGATTGCTCTAATCGGACCCCATCTGTCCTGCTATAATGACTCAGCTGTTGAGTTTGCTGTGAAATAGCAGCTGTGGTCCACTCCTCGTCTACTGCAATAGGCCCTCTGGCTTCCTGAAGCCTGTTAGAAGACCCTCCATCTATGCCAGACAGAGCCGCTGGCTGGACCAGCACACAGTCCTGGTCTTGGTCTGCGTCCACAACATAAGAACAAGACGGCTGGCTGGCAGAGGAATTGTTTGCAGTCCATCGAGTAAACAGTGCCTCCACCTCTCCTGGTCTCTCAAACAGGGTATTGTTCGCCCCCAGAAAATCAGCAGACATGGCCATTTTTCGTCTCTGGGTGCTCTGGTTAGAAAGTGGGTTGGAGATGCTCTCCCCTCCAACCTGGAGCTGAGACTCCTGAGTGCTGGGGAGATCCCATGTTTTGACCCCTATgggttgtgctgctgctgttcctcctcCTCTGTGTGGAAGAGCAGGATCACGAGAATGTAGAGAGGCAGCAGTCTGAGCACCTACTACATCTGAACATGAGAAAAAAAGGCATACAAAATTATGATTATAATCATCTgtaaatttaaaaagaagaacagaaacatgcactaaaagattaaaatgaacagttttggcctaaactaaaaatgaacaagAAAAAGATATTTTAAGCGAAGGTCTAAAACCAGTGACATTTTATCAttccagcagacataccaacaaagcacaacgTAACTcataaaaaggaggaaaaaaaaagtgatttaatttAACTTATTCAGCAGAACATCTACAGTGCTTTCTTGTCTTATTTTGCAAATAATTTTATTTGCTGAATATCCAGTGCATTCCTCAAAGGCTCATTCTTAATAGATGTAtcttaattactatttttattcacAAAATACTGTCCAAGATTTGAATATTAcactatattaataataatatagtgtAATACTAAACAATATTAACGAGCGAGTTTATAGGCACTCTAATAATCAGATTGAGAAAgttggattttagctcagtaaagACTATTCTCAGATTTCTCTGAGAAAACCAGAAAACCAAGCAGTGTTTTCAGAGCCTATCTGCTCCAAAATGTTTGTGTTGCTACTGCTCTCTTACTTACTCTGTATGGAAATCTGAACTCCTGCAGACTGATTGGAGACAGTCTTCTTTTCCTGTTCTGCTGAGGATTCCTTTATAAGAGATGAATCCAATTCTTCAGACTTGGAATTACAAACAACAGTACAGATTTATTATGATTGATTATGCATTAGATGGCCAAACTAACAAATATATTAACATATGGACAAACAACATTCTTCAGGATATCATTTTATGATTCCTGGCAGTACTAAATAAAACACACGTAAAGGTTTTAACACAGTAACATCCACACTGACCTCCTCAGCTCCCAGCGCTATTGTAATCTGTGCAGGTGAAGAAGATGTGCCGCTTCTACAAATATCAGTGCTGGACTCCACAAAACCTGAGAAGAAGAGAAGTTAAATTATTAGAACTTAAATTATGTTCACCTGAATAAGTACACACCAAAATATAATAATTCTCATTTTAAAGGGTCACATATTATTTGAAGTCTTCCTTGTcattttgttttttgaaaaaCAGCAAGAAATGACAAAACATTTACTCCTTACTCAGGATGGCAAAACTACACTTAACAAAAACACCCATCATAAAAGATACAGCGAAAAAATCTTCAGTTTTTCAAGGCATACAGAGAGGTAGGAGAATATATAGATTAGCAGGTATCATGCAGTAGGCTATACCGCAGGACTATTATGTAAAGTGCCTATGTTGTAGTTGTGGATGATGCAGATCTGCAATGGAGTACTAAGCTTTCCGGACAAAGCAATTTGATTGCTATGGaaagttttagtaaaaaaaaaaaaaaaacaacaacaaaaaaactcgaCTGATacatatgtttaaagacaaaatatGCAGTGTGTCAGACACTGATACACTTAACATGTCACAATATGTGTTGCAATACTGTATTAacacaatatacatttttgattAATACATTTCATGCAAAGATTAATGTCAGAgtcctttttgttttgtttttaaacccCCAACAACTTTACGtaatataaaaacaatttaattccaACATTTAATCATCATGTTTAAAGTATCCTAataaatcataacccctgtatagTTGTTACCGATAAACAGCAATAGTGAGTAACTtgtctatttaaatatataattaaatctaCTTTACAGCCAGGGTTTTTACCCAAGATCTGAAGCTTCTACTGCAGTCTCCCCTTACCTACGCTACCCTTTCATCTCTCAAATCTCAACTTAACACCATCCTGTTTACCTTACATTATTCttcttttcctgtttttgttttttttctcctttagatGTGAATCGTCATTGGTTTCATGATATATGAGATAAGATAAAAACATTCGATTTCATGACAGGGTGACTAGATTTCTAGGAAAAAGAAAATCAGAGCCCTGCTTTAGGCTTCTGAATGTGGATCATGTACTGCATATCTGCCTCCTGCTCCCTTCCCCCCTCCCACCTGGACTCACCATCTTGTACGCTCATGCCTCCATGTGTCTGGCTGTCTCTTCTCTCCTGCTCTGAATGCTCctctttgatgaacagcacatcTGGCTCCTCATCCTCTGTCTTCTGAGGCTGCAGGACAGACAGAGACCAGACAGTGTTACCTACAGAGTTACCATCTACTGCTGTGGAAAATGGTGCGTCAGTGGTACCTGAAAgatcactttttttgttttgtcaattTAAGtgcaataaatgaataaaaaaacatgttagttaaacaaaagcacatttttacatttagatAAATTCAAACGCGCTACCTGTTAGCTTTATACGGTTTAGAGGATAGGTGAGCCACACATACACAATAAGTAAAGCAGTATTTAAGGTGATGAACATTTAATAAAAAGTTTATTACCAACATAAGCTACAGTTTACAGCCAAGAAGAATGTTCAGATGTGCATTAAACAATGCTGTTAGACCATCACTGGAGTGAAGCAAATGTAAAACTAGTTTTCTAGCCTAgataatgtttaacagatgtatGATCAGCCTTATTATCATGTATCCCCTGTCTACCCCTATCATTCAAAAAGTCATTACACtgtcaaatgtatttaaaatgtttggtAATCTTATAAAATAGATTAGTACAGTCTGTGTCTGATATATCAGCattgtatattgtatttcatCATTGCATTAGAATGTGGGTTTTATATAGTATACTACAgcctatatattatattttttagaatGCATTAGTTTACTTTAAGTAGCATAATGTGGCTTTTGTTTATGTATAGAGTAATCTTCACAGTGGAAATTAGTGAGCAGTATCTTTTCTGCCACATTGTATATTGTTAAGTATAGCTAAGCAAACGCAAATTCATTTCGTTTTATTCAAGCACTGATGTTTTTCATTCTGACAAAACCCCAAGCTAAAATGCTTCATATTTATGCAGATAGAGATCATACTCATGGCGCATAATACAGCCTGTGTACCAAACAAACTTGCATGAACTTGTGTAATCTCAGCATGCACGCTTATACTAGCAAGGCATTTTAATGGGTTTGCATAAAAGCCAAATAATTTGTGATAAAACACTTTGGGTTGGTTCCTGGACATAGATTAAGGGAGGTTTGGGACTATACAGCAATAAAACATAATGGAGAATAAAGATTCTTCACTAAAagtagtctaggactaggcttaagccctgtctgggaaaccaccAGAATTCTATTCTCTAACTAAGAGGTATTTCACAAAGaaggatttttcagcaggacagccAGAGAATGGCAGCAAACAGTTGTCCCTTACCTTTTCTCCTAGTCTTGAACTTGGCTGAAGTTATATATAAACCTGAGATCGTCTCCCACTTTGTAAAATActacaacactacattggtcACTATGATAAAAAACATCAGATATTTCAAGCGAACAGAACATTTCCTTTCAAAGGAGGAAACAAAGGCACTGTTTAGTCAATGTTTATTTTCTTGAGTCATACAATTCCATACAGCTGCCATTGGAAAATAACTACTTTGTCATGACAGTGAATATGGTTCCATTTGTTCTTCAAGATCAAGAAAATCCATGTGAAGTCCACTGAATCCAAGCAGTTCACAAAACAGAACTTAAAAACTTCTGTTTGTAACAATAATCTATAAAATTCATTAGCTACATGCATCTAAAAAGTCCATTCAGTTAGTGAGACGAGTGCTGGGTCAGTTTTTGACAGCCCCGAGGGAAAGTAGTTCCTCTGCTATCAACATATCTGGATGGTACTTCTGCTGGTGGGTTTTGAGGTTCCTAATCCAGGCGAAGGTCTTGCCGCAGTGGGTACAGTTATATGGCCGCTCTCCTGTATGAACCTTCTGGTGCTTCTTTAAGTTTCCAGCCTCTGCAAAGAACTTCCCACACGTCATACATCTGAAAGGTTTCTCACCTGTGTGGATCCGCTGGTGAATCTCAACCTTCTTAGGACGATTAAAAGCTTTTCCACAGTACATGCAGCTAAAGAGTTTCTCTTGTTGGACTTTTTCGTTTCTTGGCCACCCAGTCCTTCGTTGGTACAGGTTAATGGCTTTTGCATGCTGCCAGTTTCCCATACCCTGAACTCCTGATGAAGTTGATGCGACTCCTGGAATGTCACTAGTCAACTGCGACTGACTGGACACAGGTAAGttcacattattaaaacattcTACTGGGCCATCACTAGCATAATGCTGCAATGCCTGGTCTCTTCCAGGTAAATTATTGCTGTCCCAGACTGAGGGCCCGTCTCCTTCTTCTGCAGACTCCACCTCTATGACTTCTGGTTTCTGTGGGGGAGGTTCAGACTGGTTCTCAGTTGTACTGTCAGTCATCATGTATGAGCAAGATGGATGCTGTGGGTCCACATCGTCACCCCCTTGAACAAAAAACTCCCCCAAAGGGCCGCACTCCCCACTTACACCACATCCTGTCTCTGACTCTTGTCCCAAGGGCTTTTGGGATAACCGCTCAGCGTTCACAAACTGTGGCTCAGATTTAAGCACTTTTTCGGATCCACTGACCTCCAAAGCCTGCCGGCGTGTCCTGGAGTGGTGACCGTCTGCTTTTTCCATCTGAGCAGCACCGTAACCTGCCTCCCCACCCTCAGGTATAGGCTCTGCCACTCCTGAGAAAAAGGGGGAAAGGTGATTAGCATGAGCTGAGCAAAACCATAATTTTAAAACTTATATCTATACAATACACTCTAAACTCAAAAATTAGataattatgtattattatgcAAATGAAATGCACCCAGTATCTAAAGATGAGCAGTTCTGCCTTAAATCTGCCCTGTCCACATTTACTGTCACTCACCGTCTTCTCTGATGAACAGCTCTGGTTGCTTATTGCCTTCATCAGATGTCTCAGCCTTCACCAGAACAGCTTCTGGCCCATTATCTTCAGTCTTTGGGGAGAGAACACAGACAGTTTGTATTTGGGAGATTTAAAACTAGATGAGTGACACATAAGGACTTTTGGTCGTAAGGAAAATTGTGTCATTGTGTATAACAGGGCTTCTTAATCCTGTTCCTGGAActttgtatttccatttttgcattttgaaaTAATTTCAGTCTGGTTTATATTGTTACATTATGTCACAATTGCACTGGGAACAAACTAATATACATTAACAGGTTTTATTGTACAAGTTTAGGTTTTTCCTTGCAGAACAGTGATAAGAGCATTTGATCAATTAAAAGATTAAATCttctaaataatgtattttttaatacaaaattagtcaaatgtacaaattgtattcCAATATCCAATGAGagtcagtaaaaacaaaaatccaTGTTAttgtgaagcatttctattggttcatttgtTTTGGAGCTTTGACTTTAAATAAACAATgtggtcaatgtaaaaatatttttttaaaaattgaaaTATCTGGACAGGGTTGTTGTGTGACAGCAGCCTTCAAATTTCAGAATTTCAAGAAAGGCATGACAATGCAAATGATGAAATATGTGAATCATGTATGACCATGTGACATCATGAACTTGTGATCACACATGACACCACAAAATGAAGAACCatgatataaataaatgtacaattaTAAATGTAAAACGTGCAAAAAGTGATCATGGAAAACAATGTGACAAACTAAAACATGTGATCAAGTGCAGATGAATGTCAATCACATGATTGTTCTATAAGGGATGTGCTGGATCAGCAATTTTGTGGCAGCTGAAAGTATACAGAGTCCCCAGGAACAGGTTTATAAGGCTATTTAATGACCAGTTTGGCTGCAGTGATACTTGCCACAGTCTCTGTGTCCTTATGGACTGGACGATCGATTGCCACATCTGTAGCAGGAGGTTCCCTCTCTCTCCAGAGATCCTCGTTCAGCTGCCGCCCATAGAGCTGATCTCGACCTGGAAAGATACCTAAAAAGAGACGGATACATTTACATGATGAGAGTTAATTATTCCTTATTGATAAATAATTTCTGATATGAATTTTCTGAATGAAgtgtaataaaaaagaaaatgttgttATACTAATAATTATGTTACACTAATACAGCCCTATTTAAGCTCTGTATTTTAAGATATTTGTGTACTCACTACACTGGATACCTGTTACCATCTTACAGAATAGATTTTAAGGTACTGTTACCTGGAAGGGTTTATTAAGCCACATGAGTTGCTCTGCATTCCAATTACAATGCAAAGCATTCTTAACAATTAAAAGTCCACTACTCTTGACTTTTAAAGTAATGAGTACTTGTATTATTAGACTATTATACAATCAATATATCTGTGGAATAAATGGCtttgaaaatacacatttttgttgcctttaaaaataaggaattgtattacataaaatattatcaACAGAGCCTTCTTTAAAACAAAcatctatttatttttagataATTGAATAAAGCTATGGTATATCCCTCGATTTGTGTATTATGCACACTGTTATATGCAGCTGATTCATTTGTATGAGCAATAGGTTGTGTACCTTTTATAGTTTAATtgaaaatacatattttgttGCCTTTAAAAAAGAGATCTTTATTAAAGTTAATATATCTATTACAACTATTGTACTATGCATCTATTTATTCTAAGATATTTAAGTGAAGTTAGTGAAGTAAAACCTACTGTACATCTCTCTACcaatatttatttagctattatgCATACTGCTAGTGTAGCTAGTTTATATGTATGTGCAATATGTTGTGCATTATGTTTGGtttcaatttaaataaatgattaaacaaacaataatacTGTACAATAATTCTGTAATATATAGCTATATGATGTGTACTATGATTGGTTTTAATTAGAAATATCTGATTAAATGAACACTAGAACAGTGTGGTTACTAACTGGCTGAAGTACTATGATTGGTTTGAATTAGAAATAGCTGATTAAATGAACACTAAGACAGTATATATTTGTATGAAGACAGTATTTATTGTTATGAAGCTACTGTAGCTATATCTCTCTATCAGTATTTATGCATTATGTACACTGTAATATATAGCTATATGATGTGTAACGTGTGGTTTTAATTAGAAATATCTGATTAAATGAACACTAGGACTGTGTGGTTAATTGTTGGCTGAAGATCAGCGGATGTGGGACACGCACCGCCCGCTGGAGCCCGGCTGAAGTCCCGGTATTTGTCCGGCAGGCTGGCGGTGACCTGCACTCGGCTGGAGCGGTTCAGCGAGCTCTCCCGGATCCGCCGCTCCGCGAACCCGCGGGCCATCCGCAGCTCCAGCAGATGCAGCTTCCGCTTCAGCGCCTTGTTCTCCCGCTGGCACTGAGACATCTGCAGGGTCATCACCGCGTAATCATCATCCACCAGCTTACAGATCTCCGCCACCGCCGCGTTCGCCAGGACCTCCATGATGGAGGCGAGCTGCGTCTGGAAGGCGAGGCGGTTCGACATCGCGCCCgtggagccgctgctgctgctgacctGCTGCCCGCGGGGTGATCAGCGCTCCCGGGCCCGCAAGGAGACACCAGAAGAACCGGGGGAGAGGAAACACCGGAGTAAAGTACCGGAGTAACGGCTTTTACCGGGGTTTACCGGGTTTAACGGAGAGGAAAGATCAGAAACAGAGGAGCCGTATTGTTGCTGTGTGCTGCTGATTTCACGAGCACTTCCGGTTGTCCCGGAGTAGTGACGTAGGGgcgaaaaaaaaattgatttatatatatatatatatatatatatatatatatatatatatatatatatatatatatatatatatatatatatatattatatatagttggGTGagtgtgataataataataataataataataataataataataataataataataataaggatgttgttactattattattattattattattattattattattattattattattattattattattattattatagttcttgttttggttattattaatattattattaatattagtagtagtagtagtagtaagctCAGCCTGGCCTGCCCACTCTccacacatcacacatcacagtATGGAGAGAGACACCCCCAGAGTTTTTTTtacaccctgttttttttttcaagataaaACAGAATAgcaaaaaatacttatttttattgtttttcctaagaacaattctatttgaaaagagaaacaaagaaactaaaaaaGATGTCTAGTTGTGTCTAATTGtggtttctccttttttttttacctaaaaaagatttattttcctaatgttaaggcaaaccTTGTTTTGCCAccgttccattgtttctaaataaaaatgttgactGTGATGTTTAACATGTTCAGTATTCAATAAACCTTTGTAAATAATGGCAATTAAATAAcaattttgttgtatttaattatttgacAGTAAAAAAGTGGCAAGTTAGAACAACATGTGTGCAGTtggtccaatatatatatatacctgtgcAATATATAGTTCTGTGCTAGCATTATGTTCATTTCCACCCCTGACCCAGTGTGCAGACCACATCCACTTAAAGGTCAATGGGAAGACCTGCAAATGAATTTCATCGGTGCACATCACGGTGCCAAAAGGGGGGTACTTTAAATTCCTAAAATGGGTGTCATGGATTTTAGCGAACCAAATTATCTCTCTGTCTTGGACACTTTCTCAAATTTAATCAAACCAAGGCACTCGTTTCACAGGACATGGAAATGGTGCatgtctttataaaaaaaaaaaatgtattcactaTTTAGTGGCATGGGCCATATGAAGCAAAAGCTTCTTGTAAAAGCTGTGTGACAGTCACCGTAAGGAGAAATGTGAGATGGTATCACATGACccaatttaaatcatttaaaggtTTACTGGATCAATAACTCTGTTGTCTTTGTTTTGCATGACCAGATTTTATTCCCGTGCATTTCCATGGACCCCAGATGCCAGGAGAGTGTCTGGACTGGAATGCATTTGCCTGGGCCAGCGAGCCCTTTCTCATTCATGATCCCAAGTGTGGGAGATGGGTATAGAAATATTACAAGGAGCCATCCACACCTCACATCACACTTTTGATAATGTAGTCAGCTACATGGCTCCCCGGAGTAGCTCCGGAACCAAATTGTAACAACAGGAATTGTTGTAGAGAGGGATCCACCCATCTCCCCACTCAGAATATAACCACCAAATTTCCAAAATCTAAAAAACATATCCAAAAACGCACCACATTCCAaatttggcactatttaccgactatcaccaccatttgttcatcatggcctttgataatcacggggcaatcctaaacccatcaggagcaggaaggggagtgtctcttcagaatggagacatttctcccaaagttcagagatgttctattaaggttatctttaacatttcttcactgagaccattgtacttctcacactgagaccattaaaatgataccaaacatgaagacattcacatttcatatAAACAAGCCACTATTTAAAAAGTTCTTCAACTCAGTAGACATCCTCAAGCAAGATGGTCAGTTGCCCTTTGGCCCcatcttcaagcaagaggtgtcaactgcccttttggccaggcttcatgatttgatttgattactttcaacacaatgcccgaggtgagaagcggaggtgtgcaaagacaattagggtaccccatggaatagccttacatttttttataaaataaccaTTGGTTTAGTTTTTGGTAAACCTGCCTATTGACAGCTGCATCAGTTTCAGAGAAGTCACGTGCATTTCACATGCATTTTCCATGTGCAGTGTCTATAAAGATAGTCTACAAAGCATATTACATCACATGAGTGTAAATTAAGAATAATGTGAGACACatgaaaaatattcttatttattatGAAGGGGGAAAATATTTGATTTACTTTGTAAATTTATAAAATGCCTAATTTCAGCCACATAAATGTAGAGCCCGTGGGAGCAGACTGCATCAAGTCACATTTGTTAGAATGTTACCCCCACAGTAGCTAATCTACTGATTTCAGATCTTTGCTGTGGTTTGTTGTGTATGAATCTGGATTTACTGTCAGTTTCAGTTCTAATAATAAACAAGACTCAGGTGTTGCTGTAGAGTACGGGAAAAGGTGAGTAAGAAAGAAGTGAAGGGGAAGGAAGAATGTGTGTAGCTGGAGGATGTTTTGAGAAGAGTGTGATGATCTTTCAAGCAGGTCTTTAGTTTCCTAATGAGCCAGACACCATTCATATTTTACCGGCAGTAACCTGTTTATAACTTACAACATTCAAAGCCCAACTACAGCTTTCATCACAAGCACTGTGATCTTCACCATCTTCCCCAAACCCTCAGATGGAGTTTTCTTCAGTCTGACTATTGTGAAAACTTAAACATAACAATTATTTATTGTTAAGTATTGTTTACTTGACTTTGACAACCATTTTTACTAGATATGCTCTAATAAGATCCACTGACTGTATCAGGTAGATCAGGTACTAATTACTTTAATCCAAATTCCAGGGTTCGCATCTTTGTTTAACACACAGTTGACCACAGTGTTCAAAGTGCCATATGGTGTCCTCTAGGCTTCATTATAGGGCATGCTTCCAAGACGACAGCTTTGAGCATTGAACATAACCAAgtacaggctaatgctaataaaaatACACGCTAAGAAGCTGATAGTAAACGACTCCATATTCCTAAATAATTgcagtatttaatatattttccaCAACAACAACTCTTACCTCTGAATAGACTGGAACCTCAATCAAACCCTGGTGAAGCTTGGTTACATTATCAACTGGTATTTCTAACAATGCCATTTTTACTATAAAACAggaaattagatttttaaaaaaatgttttagaacgTAACACAGCAAAGTTACCTCTCCACAACATTGCAAAGGGAGATATATAGGTGCTGTTTAGCTATGTACCTTAATTACTCCTAAAAATGTTAAATAGCTCATAGGAATGTTAGTTTAGCAATACAAGCATAAATAATTTCAGACAAAATGACTGGAAGTTCTAACACAAAGGGGGAAGAAACAAACTCTTGAATATGGGTGTAAGTGGAATAAGGTGACTACACAACATTTAGTTTAAATTcagtatatttaataatttagtgAAAAGGCAGGAGCAGACATGTTTATTTCTGCGAGTCTGTAAGAGAAAGAGCATCAAATACAATATCAGTACcttgaaattatatatttttggagCTAGCAaactttattatttcttattaccTATACAAAAATGATACATAACTTAGAAACATCTTAATGTCCTTTTAAATC encodes the following:
- the si:ch211-89o9.6 gene encoding uncharacterized protein si:ch211-89o9.6 isoform X2, whose translation is MSNRLAFQTQLASIMEVLANAAVAEICKLVDDDYAVMTLQMSQCQRENKALKRKLHLLELRMARGFAERRIRESSLNRSSRVQVTASLPDKYRDFSRAPAGGIFPGRDQLYGRQLNEDLWREREPPATDVAIDRPVHKDTETVTEDNGPEAVLVKAETSDEGNKQPELFIREDGVAEPIPEGGEAGYGAAQMEKADGHHSRTRRQALEPQKTEDEEPDVLFIKEEHSEQERRDSQTHGGMSVQDGFVESSTDICRSGTSSSPAQITIALGAEEESSAEQEKKTVSNQSAGVQISIQNVVGAQTAASLHSRDPALPHRGGGTAAAQPIGVKTWDLPSTQESQLQVGGESISNPLSNQSTQRRKMAMSADFLGANNTLFERPGEVEALFTRWTANNSSASQPSCSYVVDADQDQDCVLVQPAALSGIDGGSSNRLQEARGPIAVDEEWTTAAISQQTQQLSHYSRTDGVRLEQSNRVNVSQTVSKVTMNSQMLTSFSQAGYSLAGLQMPKRLEKGKRKSYICKYCGKAFTGLSNVEAHQRVHTGEKPFKCETCGKLFAEAGNLKKHQRVHTGEKPFTCTRCGKRFAWICNLRTHQQSASCGGV
- the si:ch211-89o9.6 gene encoding transcription factor Sp1 isoform X1, which codes for MSNRLAFQTQLASIMEVLANAAVAEICKLVDDDYAVMTLQMSQCQRENKALKRKLHLLELRMARGFAERRIRESSLNRSSRVQVTASLPDKYRDFSRAPAGGIFPGRDQLYGRQLNEDLWREREPPATDVAIDRPVHKDTETVTEDNGPEAVLVKAETSDEGNKQPELFIREDGVAEPIPEGGEAGYGAAQMEKADGHHSRTRRQALEPQKTEDEEPDVLFIKEEHSEQERRDSQTHGGMSVQDGFVESSTDICRSGTSSSPAQITIALGAEESEELDSSLIKESSAEQEKKTVSNQSAGVQISIQNVVGAQTAASLHSRDPALPHRGGGTAAAQPIGVKTWDLPSTQESQLQVGGESISNPLSNQSTQRRKMAMSADFLGANNTLFERPGEVEALFTRWTANNSSASQPSCSYVVDADQDQDCVLVQPAALSGIDGGSSNRLQEARGPIAVDEEWTTAAISQQTQQLSHYSRTDGVRLEQSNRVNVSQTVSKVTMNSQMLTSFSQAGYSLAGLQMPKRLEKGKRKSYICKYCGKAFTGLSNVEAHQRVHTGEKPFKCETCGKLFAEAGNLKKHQRVHTGEKPFTCTRCGKRFAWICNLRTHQQSASCGGV